A part of Thiohalorhabdus sp. Cl-TMA genomic DNA contains:
- a CDS encoding carboxysome shell carbonic anhydrase, whose product MVSERDNDRLLAHETEVKDAFDRIEPFLKRLSARQHEADFVDKAQDMARAELGFELPRQVLDNAWIQQLDIRHLFAWCVFETYRAYADDFFRHQPLAPDPQEAERFQTWLQECGFHAVDVSPCSDGRLAHVIRYVLRLPHGLVRRKSFAGAMFDVEASLRRWVETELSRYRERVPNTADSLTRYLKLAVYHYSSSDPDHQGCAAHGSSTDRAAEGARERLQDFQQAIENSFCCGASIDLLLVGLDTDTDAIRVHPPDSGGDLDPARFIDGASLFDETVGLDAQAARERVAERVAAVASDSEPGMRRFVAGLLENNFAQIAYVRAHHGGHYGDVGHNERFMGVGMGFEEVQLRNLTYFAYLQTVEEGAPDLDVGVKIFSGLNVERGLPVPVVLRFDYHGQVPGARERAEARTRRVAEALRNRFPRLAEQGLLHTLLAVRDCGNNGTLEVIGSSLERTGTGEKH is encoded by the coding sequence TTGGTATCGGAACGGGACAATGACCGGCTGCTTGCCCACGAGACTGAGGTCAAGGACGCCTTCGACCGCATCGAGCCCTTCCTGAAGCGGCTCTCCGCGCGGCAGCACGAGGCCGACTTCGTTGATAAGGCCCAGGACATGGCCCGCGCCGAGCTTGGATTCGAGCTTCCGCGCCAGGTCCTCGACAACGCCTGGATCCAGCAGCTGGATATCCGGCACCTGTTCGCCTGGTGCGTGTTCGAGACCTACCGGGCCTACGCCGATGATTTCTTCAGGCACCAGCCGTTGGCGCCGGACCCGCAGGAGGCGGAGCGGTTCCAGACCTGGCTGCAGGAGTGCGGTTTCCACGCGGTGGATGTCTCGCCCTGCTCGGATGGTCGCCTGGCGCACGTGATCCGCTACGTGCTCCGCCTGCCGCACGGCCTGGTCCGGCGCAAATCCTTCGCCGGGGCGATGTTCGATGTGGAAGCAAGCCTGCGGCGGTGGGTCGAAACGGAGCTGAGCCGTTATCGCGAAAGGGTGCCCAATACGGCCGATTCCCTGACGCGGTATCTGAAGCTGGCGGTGTATCACTACAGCTCCAGCGACCCGGACCACCAGGGATGCGCCGCCCACGGCTCGAGCACGGATCGCGCCGCCGAGGGCGCCCGGGAGCGGCTTCAGGACTTCCAGCAGGCCATCGAGAACAGCTTCTGCTGCGGTGCCTCCATCGATCTGCTGCTGGTGGGCCTGGACACGGATACCGACGCCATCCGGGTGCATCCTCCCGACAGCGGAGGCGACTTGGACCCCGCCCGGTTCATCGACGGCGCTTCCCTGTTCGACGAGACCGTGGGGCTGGATGCCCAGGCGGCCCGCGAACGGGTCGCCGAGCGGGTGGCGGCGGTGGCCAGCGACAGTGAGCCGGGGATGCGGCGCTTCGTCGCCGGGCTGCTGGAGAATAACTTCGCCCAGATCGCCTATGTCCGGGCCCATCACGGCGGTCACTACGGTGATGTCGGGCATAACGAGCGGTTCATGGGCGTGGGTATGGGCTTTGAAGAGGTTCAGCTGCGCAACCTCACCTACTTCGCCTATCTGCAGACGGTGGAGGAGGGCGCGCCCGACCTGGATGTGGGCGTGAAGATCTTCTCCGGGCTGAATGTCGAGCGCGGACTGCCGGTTCCGGTGGTGCTTCGCTTCGATTACCACGGTCAGGTGCCGGGTGCCCGTGAGCGGGCCGAGGCCCGCACCCGGCGGGTCGCGGAGGCGCTTCGCAATCGCTTCCCGCGGCTGGCGGAGCAGGGCCTGCTGCATACCCTGCTGGCCGTCCGCGACTGCGGCAACAACGGAACCCTCGAGGTGATCGGCTCCTCGCTGGAGCGCACGGGTACTGGGGAGAAGCACTGA
- a CDS encoding ribulose bisphosphate carboxylase small subunit, whose protein sequence is MAISDEMRDYRTKQTMETFGFLASFSWEQVYDQIDYLLAQGWAPAIEHEHPQDAFERYWTMWKLPMFGVQDLETVVQELEACHRAYPDHHVRLVGFDDYTQSLGTAFVVYEARG, encoded by the coding sequence ATGGCTATTTCGGACGAGATGCGGGACTACCGGACCAAGCAAACCATGGAGACCTTCGGCTTCCTGGCCTCGTTCTCCTGGGAGCAGGTCTACGACCAGATCGACTATCTCCTGGCCCAGGGGTGGGCGCCGGCCATCGAGCACGAGCATCCGCAGGACGCCTTCGAGCGCTACTGGACCATGTGGAAGCTGCCCATGTTCGGTGTGCAGGACCTGGAGACGGTGGTGCAGGAGCTCGAGGCCTGCCATCGGGCCTATCCGGACCACCACGTGCGCCTGGTCGGGTTCGACGATTACACCCAGAGCCTGGGTACGGCCTTCGTGGTCTACGAGGCCCGCGGCTGA
- a CDS encoding CsoS2 family carboxysome shell protein: protein MADPEQQTSRSGREAARARRRAQAGRGKADLAQKAAGSQSHSAQSAQATAQAGSRSGHGAQSGGTTAASGKEAAKARRRAMAESGKAAVNNEGRTRAKSSGGGAPEGEAAPEAGNVAKEDCGCGCRKEAEAGSGRDRGEAAEARRSSQPAGRSGRARGGSRSRRSASPAQESAARTMARAKRKAQAERGKAGDAQGNLSPAQAARHANPEMSGREVARKIREKRARQGGAGEKSSGPCGRLRGSQSSKGRGSQDAPWKVGVSETSHGQSVTGTQTGWSDHVTGEEPGSCRNITGTEYLGADIFREFCHEGPQPSVEKVGVSQTGSGRSVTGSEVGRSERVTGNEPGTCKQVTGTEYLSLDQYQSYCNTRPAPGPQKVSQAQTDHGLGVTGNLAGRSPQVTGDETGADRAITGTQYMQKGNGYAPEKVESSETLSGGTVTGSRVGRGEQVTGDEPGSCHNVTGDDYIGREQYRGYCGTDPGPQSEEKVGVSATLSGRPVSGTQTGRSARVTGDEPGTCQAVTGTPYAGAEQYRSYCDPEDTQMAAARRPSGAGTPGPSMTGQQPGVNGKMTGADDGACQKPTGTPYLGGDQYAEACPAQAAEPHSPDYPQPLDAAPWTDFSVHPPAHAADVEPEPSRVTGTSYEQGQITGAFSMAKGKVTGTEEFRHGGSRSGGSVQPASQVQPQPAPEDQAGSRVTGEGMDVGAAITGDDWNRGERVTGTEGTPARRNPSRRGQATSAMPMDWAAKRNEDVPVPESPVTGGAGTTEKGAGVTYSGGARG from the coding sequence ATGGCCGACCCTGAACAGCAAACCAGCCGCAGCGGGCGGGAGGCCGCCCGCGCCCGCCGCCGGGCCCAGGCCGGGCGCGGCAAGGCGGACCTTGCGCAGAAAGCGGCAGGCTCCCAAAGCCACTCTGCCCAGAGCGCCCAGGCGACCGCCCAGGCCGGATCCCGTAGCGGCCACGGCGCCCAGTCAGGCGGGACGACGGCCGCCAGCGGCAAGGAGGCTGCCAAGGCCCGGCGGCGTGCCATGGCCGAAAGCGGGAAGGCCGCCGTTAATAACGAGGGTCGCACTCGCGCCAAGTCCTCCGGCGGCGGTGCTCCCGAAGGGGAAGCGGCTCCGGAGGCCGGAAACGTGGCCAAGGAGGACTGCGGCTGCGGCTGTCGGAAAGAGGCCGAGGCCGGCTCGGGCCGGGATCGGGGCGAAGCGGCCGAGGCCCGCCGGAGCTCCCAGCCGGCCGGTCGCAGCGGACGCGCCCGTGGCGGAAGCCGGTCCCGGCGATCCGCCTCCCCTGCGCAGGAGTCCGCCGCCCGCACCATGGCCAGGGCCAAGCGAAAGGCTCAGGCCGAGCGCGGCAAGGCCGGCGATGCCCAGGGCAATCTGTCTCCGGCCCAGGCCGCCCGGCACGCCAATCCGGAGATGTCCGGCCGCGAGGTGGCCCGGAAGATCCGCGAGAAGCGTGCCCGCCAGGGTGGCGCCGGAGAAAAGTCCAGCGGCCCCTGCGGGCGGCTCCGCGGGAGCCAATCTTCCAAGGGCCGCGGTTCCCAGGACGCGCCGTGGAAGGTGGGGGTCAGCGAGACCAGCCACGGGCAGTCGGTGACCGGGACGCAGACCGGGTGGTCCGACCATGTCACCGGGGAGGAGCCCGGTAGCTGCCGCAACATTACGGGCACCGAGTACCTCGGCGCGGACATCTTTCGGGAGTTCTGCCATGAGGGGCCGCAGCCCTCGGTGGAAAAGGTCGGCGTGAGTCAGACCGGTTCCGGGCGGTCGGTCACGGGAAGCGAGGTCGGACGCAGCGAACGGGTGACCGGCAATGAGCCGGGGACCTGCAAGCAGGTCACGGGTACCGAGTATCTGTCGCTCGACCAGTACCAGAGCTACTGCAACACCCGTCCAGCACCGGGACCGCAGAAGGTATCCCAGGCGCAGACCGACCACGGTCTGGGGGTAACCGGGAACCTGGCCGGTCGCTCGCCTCAGGTTACGGGCGACGAGACCGGTGCCGACCGGGCCATAACCGGTACCCAGTACATGCAGAAGGGCAACGGTTATGCCCCCGAGAAGGTGGAATCCAGCGAGACCCTGAGCGGCGGCACCGTCACCGGCAGCCGGGTCGGCCGCGGCGAGCAGGTGACCGGGGACGAGCCGGGCAGCTGCCACAACGTTACCGGTGACGACTACATCGGCCGTGAGCAGTACCGCGGTTACTGCGGCACCGACCCCGGCCCGCAGAGCGAGGAGAAGGTGGGGGTATCGGCCACCCTCTCCGGACGTCCGGTTTCCGGGACCCAGACCGGTCGCAGCGCCCGTGTCACCGGCGACGAGCCGGGCACCTGTCAGGCCGTGACGGGGACGCCCTACGCCGGCGCCGAGCAGTACCGCAGCTACTGCGATCCCGAGGACACCCAGATGGCCGCTGCGCGGCGGCCGAGCGGGGCGGGTACCCCCGGTCCCAGCATGACCGGCCAGCAGCCGGGCGTTAACGGCAAGATGACCGGGGCCGACGACGGGGCCTGCCAGAAGCCGACGGGAACGCCGTACCTGGGCGGCGATCAGTATGCCGAGGCCTGCCCGGCGCAGGCGGCGGAGCCGCACAGCCCGGACTATCCGCAGCCTCTGGACGCGGCACCGTGGACCGATTTCAGCGTCCACCCGCCCGCCCATGCCGCGGATGTGGAGCCGGAGCCGTCGCGTGTCACCGGCACCAGCTACGAGCAGGGGCAGATTACGGGTGCCTTCAGCATGGCGAAGGGCAAGGTGACCGGTACCGAGGAATTCCGCCACGGCGGCTCGAGGAGCGGCGGATCCGTCCAGCCCGCCAGCCAGGTCCAGCCGCAACCGGCACCCGAGGATCAGGCCGGCTCGCGTGTGACCGGCGAGGGCATGGACGTGGGCGCCGCCATTACCGGGGACGACTGGAACCGCGGCGAGCGGGTAACCGGTACGGAAGGAACGCCGGCGCGGCGTAATCCGAGCCGTAGGGGGCAGGCCACGAGCGCCATGCCCATGGACTGGGCCGCCAAGCGCAACGAGGACGTGCCGGTGCCCGAGAGCCCGGTGACCGGCGGTGCCGGAACCACGGAGAAGGGCGCCGGTGTGACCTACTCGGGCGGTGCCCGGGGCTAG
- a CDS encoding carboxysome peptide B, translating into MDILRVESSLVCTRRIEGLKQASLRVLTNVKGKRLVAVDPVGARPGNWVFVVEGSAARYAAGDFSVLTDLTIGGIIDYWETEQDEAAGAPKQKVG; encoded by the coding sequence ATGGACATCCTTCGGGTGGAGTCCTCCCTAGTATGCACTCGCCGTATAGAGGGCCTTAAACAGGCCAGCTTGCGGGTGCTGACCAACGTGAAGGGCAAGCGCTTGGTCGCCGTCGACCCGGTCGGGGCCCGCCCCGGCAATTGGGTCTTTGTCGTAGAAGGATCCGCGGCCCGCTATGCCGCGGGGGATTTCAGTGTTCTTACGGACCTGACCATCGGCGGCATCATCGACTATTGGGAAACCGAACAGGACGAGGCTGCCGGGGCCCCGAAGCAGAAGGTCGGCTGA
- a CDS encoding LysR family transcriptional regulator, whose translation MSGAGIDLARKVTLRQLKIFEAIGRTGNVTRAAEDLFLTQPTASMQVKKLAEAVGMPLFEQIGRQVHLTEVGRELYETCVEVFGSLERLEMQVADMEGLRRGTLKVAVVTTAKYFAPHVLGHFKKQYPGIDISLKVSNRERVLERLAFNEDDLYIMGRKPSEGIEVEAVPIAPNPLVVMAPHGHPLENESDIPLDRLIDEPFIVREEGSGIRQATEQLFEEAGLQPNIIMELASNEAIKHAVASGLGLSVLSLHSLTLEGSNGPVGVLDVAGFPMDRTWYAVYPRGKKLSVVAESFLEFMVEEGQRVSEQMDQLLNNLNHPQARPVSDEPDAGRGGGEGR comes from the coding sequence ATGTCTGGAGCCGGAATTGATCTGGCGCGGAAGGTTACCTTGCGTCAGCTCAAGATCTTCGAGGCCATTGGCCGCACCGGGAACGTTACCCGCGCCGCCGAGGATCTGTTCCTCACCCAGCCGACCGCTTCCATGCAGGTGAAAAAGCTGGCGGAGGCCGTGGGAATGCCGCTGTTCGAGCAGATCGGCCGTCAGGTGCACCTGACCGAGGTGGGGCGGGAGCTCTACGAGACCTGCGTGGAAGTGTTCGGCAGCCTGGAGCGGCTGGAAATGCAGGTGGCGGACATGGAAGGGCTGAGGCGGGGTACCCTGAAGGTGGCGGTGGTGACCACCGCCAAGTATTTCGCGCCGCACGTCCTCGGCCATTTCAAGAAGCAGTATCCCGGCATCGACATCTCCCTGAAGGTCTCCAACCGCGAGCGCGTGCTCGAGCGGCTGGCCTTCAACGAGGACGATCTCTACATCATGGGCCGAAAGCCCTCCGAGGGTATCGAGGTGGAGGCGGTTCCCATCGCCCCCAATCCGCTGGTGGTCATGGCCCCGCACGGGCACCCGCTGGAAAACGAGTCCGACATCCCGCTCGATCGCCTGATCGATGAGCCGTTCATCGTTCGGGAGGAGGGCTCCGGTATTCGTCAGGCCACCGAGCAGCTGTTCGAGGAGGCCGGTCTGCAGCCCAATATCATCATGGAGCTGGCCAGTAACGAGGCCATCAAGCACGCGGTGGCCAGCGGCCTGGGGCTGTCCGTGCTTTCCCTGCACAGCCTGACGCTGGAGGGCAGCAACGGGCCCGTCGGCGTGCTGGACGTGGCGGGATTCCCAATGGATCGAACCTGGTACGCCGTCTACCCGCGCGGCAAGAAGCTATCTGTAGTCGCCGAGTCCTTCCTGGAATTCATGGTGGAGGAAGGGCAGCGCGTCTCGGAGCAGATGGATCAGCTCCTGAACAACCTGAACCATCCGCAGGCTCGCCCCGTTTCCGATGAGCCGGATGCGGGTCGGGGCGGCGGCGAGGGTCGCTGA
- a CDS encoding carboxysome peptide A produces MKICQVEKPLVATHRIAGLEHRHLQVVLDGSSQLVAVDAIGCTPGDWVICVGSSAAREAAGSKEYPSDLTIVGIIDYWEEGA; encoded by the coding sequence ATGAAGATCTGCCAAGTGGAGAAGCCGCTGGTCGCCACCCACCGCATAGCAGGTCTGGAGCATCGCCACCTGCAGGTGGTCCTGGACGGCAGCTCCCAATTGGTGGCCGTTGATGCCATTGGCTGTACGCCCGGCGATTGGGTCATCTGCGTGGGCAGCTCGGCCGCGCGCGAGGCCGCCGGCAGCAAGGAGTACCCGAGCGATCTCACCATCGTCGGGATCATCGATTACTGGGAGGAAGGTGCCTGA
- a CDS encoding form I ribulose bisphosphate carboxylase large subunit, which produces MASKTYEAGVKDYAQMYWAPDYVPLDTDLLACFKVTPQAGVPREEAAAAVAAESSTGTWTTVWSDLLTDIEYYKGRAYRIEDVPGDDEAFYAFIAYPIDLFEEGSITNVLTSLVGNVFGFKAIQALRLEDVRFPIAYVKTCMGPPFGIQVERDRMNKYGRPLLGCTIKPKLGLSAKNYGRAVYECLRGGLDFTKDDENVNSQPFMRWQDRFEFVAEAVQKATAQTGERKGHYLNVTAPDPEQMYERAEFAKELGMPIIMHDFLTGGFTANTGLAKWCRKNGMLLHIHRAMHAVIDRSPKHGIHFRVLAKCLRLSGGDHLHAGTVVGKLEGDRASTLGFVDQLRESFVPEDRSRGVFFDQDWGSMPGVFAVASGGIHVWHMPSLVTIFGDDSVLQFGGGTLGHPWGNAAGAAANRVAVEACVEARNQGRDVEREAREIMTEAGRNSPELAAAMETWEEIKFEYETVDKLETN; this is translated from the coding sequence ATGGCAAGTAAAACCTACGAGGCAGGGGTCAAGGACTACGCCCAGATGTACTGGGCCCCTGACTACGTCCCGCTCGACACCGACCTGCTGGCCTGCTTCAAGGTGACCCCCCAGGCGGGTGTGCCCCGGGAAGAGGCTGCAGCGGCCGTGGCGGCCGAGTCCTCCACCGGGACCTGGACCACCGTGTGGTCGGACCTGTTGACGGACATCGAATACTACAAGGGCCGGGCCTACCGTATCGAGGATGTCCCCGGCGACGACGAGGCCTTCTACGCCTTCATCGCCTACCCCATCGATCTGTTCGAGGAGGGATCGATCACCAACGTGCTCACCTCGCTGGTGGGCAACGTATTCGGCTTCAAGGCCATTCAGGCCCTGCGCCTCGAGGACGTCCGCTTCCCGATTGCCTACGTCAAGACCTGCATGGGCCCGCCCTTCGGCATCCAGGTCGAGCGTGACCGCATGAACAAGTACGGCCGGCCGCTGCTGGGCTGCACCATCAAGCCCAAGCTGGGTCTGTCCGCCAAGAACTACGGTCGCGCGGTGTACGAGTGCCTGCGGGGCGGCCTGGACTTCACCAAGGACGACGAGAACGTCAACAGCCAGCCCTTCATGCGCTGGCAGGACCGCTTCGAGTTCGTGGCGGAGGCGGTGCAGAAGGCCACGGCCCAGACCGGCGAGCGCAAGGGCCATTACCTGAACGTGACCGCTCCCGACCCGGAGCAGATGTACGAGCGCGCCGAGTTCGCCAAGGAGCTGGGCATGCCCATCATCATGCACGACTTCCTGACCGGCGGCTTCACGGCCAACACCGGCCTGGCCAAGTGGTGCCGCAAGAACGGCATGCTGCTGCACATCCACCGCGCCATGCACGCCGTGATCGACCGCAGTCCCAAGCACGGCATCCATTTCCGCGTGCTCGCCAAGTGCCTGCGGCTGTCCGGCGGTGACCATCTGCACGCCGGCACCGTTGTGGGCAAGCTCGAGGGCGATCGCGCCTCCACGCTCGGCTTCGTGGACCAGCTGCGCGAGTCCTTCGTGCCCGAGGACCGCTCCCGCGGCGTGTTCTTCGACCAGGACTGGGGCTCCATGCCCGGCGTATTCGCCGTGGCGTCCGGTGGCATCCACGTCTGGCACATGCCTTCGCTGGTGACCATCTTCGGCGACGACTCCGTGCTGCAGTTCGGCGGCGGCACCCTGGGCCACCCCTGGGGCAACGCGGCCGGCGCCGCGGCCAACCGGGTTGCCGTGGAAGCCTGCGTCGAGGCGCGCAACCAGGGTCGCGACGTGGAGCGCGAGGCGCGCGAGATCATGACCGAGGCGGGACGCAACAGCCCGGAGCTTGCCGCGGCCATGGAGACCTGGGAGGAGATCAAGTTCGAGTACGAGACGGTGGACAAGCTGGAGACCAACTAG